Proteins encoded by one window of Amaranthus tricolor cultivar Red isolate AtriRed21 chromosome 4, ASM2621246v1, whole genome shotgun sequence:
- the LOC130811164 gene encoding uncharacterized protein LOC130811164: MMTMKTQNYECCMCGDYGLSNQLFRCKVCHFRSQHRYCSNLYPKAESYRVCNWCLIQKDDHPTLTTTSNYTNSSNSPSATTKKSNSVGIIKLGLKPKSLQPTSPIKKPNRSPETGSPLGRKRINSPIQNQDKLRKTKSEELSKNNNNNNNNNNNSGSSSRNSGGGPSVIKHVFRNKVRRYKLLDEVSS, translated from the exons ATGATGACAATGAAAACACAGAATTATGAATGTTGCATGTGTGGTGATTATGGTCTCTCCAATCAACTCTTTCGTTGCAAAGTTTGTCATTTCAGATCTCAACACAG GTATTGTAGCAATCTTTATCCCAAAGCTGAGTCATATAGAGTATGCAATTGGTGCCTAATTCAGAAAGATGATCATCCCACtctcaccaccacatcaaattacacaaattcttcCAACTCTCCTTCTGCTACTACCAAAAAGTCCAATTCTGTTGGGATAATAAAGCTTGGTTTAAAGCCCAAGAGCTTGCAGCCCACAAGCCCAATCAAGAAGCCCAATCGATCACCAGAAACTGGATCCCCTTTGGGCCGGAAACGGATCAATAGCCCAATTCAAAATCAAGATAAGTTGAGGAAGACCAAGTCTGAGgaattatcaaaaaataataataataataataataataataataattcaggTAGCAGCAGTAGAAATAGTGGAGGTGGGCCCAGTGTAATCAAACATGTATTTAGAAACAAGGTGAGAAGGTATAAGCTTTTAGATGAGGTCTCTAGTTGA